The Chlorocebus sabaeus isolate Y175 chromosome 6, mChlSab1.0.hap1, whole genome shotgun sequence genome has a segment encoding these proteins:
- the APOE gene encoding LOW QUALITY PROTEIN: apolipoprotein E (The sequence of the model RefSeq protein was modified relative to this genomic sequence to represent the inferred CDS: deleted 1 base in 1 codon): MSSGASRKMSWDLGKPWPPDWPITGRTMKVLWAALLVTFLAGCQAKVEQPVEPETEPELRPQTEWQSGQPWELALGRFWDYLRWVQTLSEQVQEELLSPQVTQELTTLMDETMKELKAYKSELEEQLSPVAEETRARLSKELQAAQARLGADMEDVRSRLVQYRSEVQAMLGQSTEELRARLASHLRKLRKRLLRDADDLQKRLAVYQAGAREGAERGVSAIRERLGPLVEQGRVRAATVGSLASQPLQERAQALGERLRARMEEMGSRTRDRLDEVKEQVAEVRAKLEEQAQQISLQAEAFQARLKSWFEPLVEDMQRQWAGLVEKVQAAVGASTAPVPSDNH; this comes from the exons ATGAGCTCAGGGGCCTCTAGAAAGATG AGCTGGGACCTCGGGAAGCCCTGGCCTCCAG ACTGGCCAATCACAGGCAGGACGATGAAGGTTCTGTGGGCTGCGTTGCTGGTCACATTCCTGGCAG GATGCCAGGCCAAGGTGGAGCAACCGGTGGAGCCAGAGACGGAACCCGAGCTGCGCCCGCAGACTGAGTGGCAGAGCGGCCAGCCCTGGGAGCTGGCACTGGGTCGCTTTTGGGATTACCTGCGCTGGGTGCAGACACTGTCTGAGCAGGTGCAGGAGGAGCTGCTCAGCCCCCAGGTCACCCAGGAACTGAC GACGCTGATGGACGAGACCATGAAGGAGTTGAAGGCCTACAAATCGGAACTGGAGGAACAGCTGAGCCCGGTGGCGGAGGAGACGCGGGCACGGCTGTCCAAGGAGCTGCAGGCGGCGCAGGCCCGGCTGGGTGCCGACATGGAGGACGTGCGCAGCCGCCTGGTGCAGTACCGCAGCGAGGTGCAGGCCATGCTGGGCCAGAGTACCGAGGAGCTGCGGGCGCGCCTCGCCTCCCACCTGCGCAAGCTGCGCAAGCGGCTCCTCCGCGATGCTGATGACCTGCAGAAGCGCCTGGCAGTGTATCAGGCCGGGGCCCGCGAGGGCGCCGAGCGCGGGGTCAGTGCCATCCGTGAGCGCCTGGGACCCCTGGTGGAGCAGGGCCGCGTGCGGGCCGCCACTGTGGGCTCCCTGGCCAGCCAGCCGCTTCAGGAGCGGGCCCAGGCCTTGGGTGAGCGGCTGCGCGCACGGATGGAGGAGATGGGCAGCCGGACCCGAGACCGCCTGGACGAGGTGAAGGAGCAGGTGGCGGAGGTGCGCGCCAAGCTGGAGGAACAGGCCCAGCAGATAAGCCTGCAGGCCGAGGCCTTCCAGGCCCGCCTCAAGAGCTGGTTCGAGCCCCTGGTGGAAGACATGCAGCGCCAGTGGGCCGGGCTGGTGGAGAAGGTGCAGGCTGCCGTGGGCGCCAGCACCGCCCCTGTGCCCAGCGACAATCACTGA